A segment of the Crassostrea angulata isolate pt1a10 chromosome 10, ASM2561291v2, whole genome shotgun sequence genome:
ttatttttttattttattatttatttttttttacacaacttCAGAAACGTCAGATACATGAAATTTTTGAGACAACTCGAATATATCCCTTTCTAAGTGACAAATTTTTACGAAAATTGGCATAAACATTGAGTAATtccaaacaaataattaaacaaagtaatattgaaagttaattaaatattttgtttacgacggTAGAAAAACAGGGTACCTGGCGCAAGGCATAATCTCGGAGactaaaaaactaaaaaactaaaaaacatcCCATTTCAAAGTGTCAgtagaattacagttaatgataaaagaaatcaaattaaatatgttcatgttAAATATGTTTTGCTATATTTTGCgactaacttttgattaagtttcactAATTTTCGAGGTAAAATATGGATTTGGTACAAAcatatttaccaagcaatagaAAATATGACAACgacattacattgaattttgacctCAAGACGGCACATCGAATATACATCAAACTTgtggaaatctcagaagaagacctttaAGGCCACGCAATTCCTTAAACCAAAACTATACGATAACCAGGGATACAGAgcttcagttcatcatatttttttcactgattgtttgACTAGAATTAAGACAAATAGACTAAATATCCAGTACTGTTTacacactaactgttgtcaacagttctaaaataaaaacaaaatgactgcaggagacattcacagtaatttgaTTTTAGGGTTAACAgaactcaaaataaaaatcaagaatgagagaaaatgtaaatgatgacatcttgaaatcaaaacaaaagatgagaaattaaaaaataattcttatttccggtcgtttgtaaggtgtttaaacaCAGGAGCAATGAGAAGCGTTAAAGtgacgttgcgaaaagtttgcggttgTGTTGGATCACCGGACGCAGGCACGTTGATCCACTTATCAAAaatgatctattcatgccatggaaaagaaactttttacattgataaacttTATTCTGGTTTacattttggtgaaatttcaaagGTAAATCTCTTTTCCTAAAAGAataagagtaaatgtctcaataatttccgaccAACCCTCGCAAACTGATAATACAAAACTGTTTTGCCATTGTGTCATGCTTACTTTTGTTTGCCTTATGCACCCCtgtgaatgttattgtcatttaaacttttgaccacgtggttttatttgaccctttcagtttcgtagtaaaaatcgtgcctcgtatttatagtctattttatagaatctaggtacttgtaatcaaatataaaatctagaggtttattgattttaaactttatcttcattaattggtggataaaatgtgttctagaaataaataaaacaatacaaaaaaatagtttatgtctgctgttgcaacaattaacatgcttagtagagatctcccctgaggattaattttcgatttgCGCCTGACCTGGTAATAGTATCAATAGAGCAACagactatatatttttatgcagaatgttccttgaaaatgtctCGATATgctaagtttttatacaaaacagacacccattattttttaaaaaaaaacatgatattgcacatcacaagcatcaaacatggccaTGATAGAGATGTGCaaaaatggatttaaaatgatttttgaggataattttagggaaataaattcaagaaattgataaaataacacTACGGATGTCTGGTGTATAATATCGGTTGGATatcgaaataaagaaaatctagAAAACTCGTTGCCATCCTGTCGCTTCGCTTGCTACGCTCACGAAGCTCACTGGTAGGATTTTGCCagtttctcatttattttcaagaaattgataaaaatcgcCGACTCCTGTGGTCAAAACTATCCTGCCTCCATGTTGTTTGCCTCGTACTTCAAAATCGGGAACCTTTTCATTTCCCCCATGTTATCGATCGAACACCTGGATAAATGCCGATATTAACTGCATTTGCTTTATGTGTGCGCATTCTTCAAACTGCAGAGAACATGTGGACGTAGATATTGtcaccatgtttttttttttcactttcgatTTCAAACGCTTGACAgattaagatgaatataaaagttaaacGTACCCACGTGTGACTTCCGGATTTCTAACGATGGATAAAAACAATTAGGGTCGGCGATTAAatatagggtcggtcgggaaaccgtaaacaaacatatttttttgttaggccttaaGCTGATTTTTAATTTCCTCTAAAAATTTGTGCAGCATTTAGTGTAAATCTTgctgaaaatgaatgaataaagaTCTTTACTTTACATTTTTAGCATCATTTTAAGAGtaaattataatcaatttaCCCAAACTATATATGTGGGTGTTCTTAAAAtcactgaataaaaaaaagaaacttgtttatttatatataaaatagaaCAAAGAAAATGTAATAATATCCTTTGTTGATTACATGAGTTAAATTGCTTTGCATGTTTCTGTTTTCCAATGTGTCTAATTTGTGTAAAAGTGTATACAGGAAATCTCAAAGCTAGgaagatttgaattttgatactTTACAAtgcacaaaattttaaagaaatcgaatgttttgaaattattttcagGTTAAGAAAATTGATCTACCATATGACAAAACAAAGGAGCAAAGGCGAGCATTCTGTTTTGTTGAGTTTAAGGAGGAAGATGCAGTGAAGAAAATCACTGACCAAGCTGTTCACAAAATTAAAGATCAAGAGGTAAGAATACATGTTTGTCTCTAAATACTTGCCCCAGAGGGTTATTCAATCACTATTTGTCTGTCGGACTTTTCAATTAGataaagtaaattaaaacaCATCAGATGTCTTATACAAAATACATAAACTTGAGTAAAAATCTTCTTGCTAGATATAATCCTCATCATTAGCTGTTCATAGGAagcttaaaaaatacatgtatattttaaattgtaaattaaagagatagaaaaaaatatacaagattAGTTAAATTACACAATTATAACTATGCACACTTAAAATAACCTTCAACTAAAATAATAAGATTCATTTAAAATAGGATATTAAATAAGAATCGTAAAATATCACTTAATTGAACAAGAATGCAAAGGGTGCCAAATGCTATTATTCTGAAGAAACCCAAAATGGAGGGTTCTATGATGGGGTAACATCTGGAGACCCTTGCATGACTAATCTACAAGAGTCGGTGACCATTGGACAACCCAGATCTAATAGTCATAGCTACACACAGGTATTGTACCTAGAGCGATTGAAACAAGTTTCTCTTCAAACTTTCTTTTTCAGgggaaatataattcatttgatttatcTGTTTATATCTAACACATCATGACTAAGGATAAATCAATAAGGTGAAAGACTATCAAGAGATAAGAATAAATGGGTAAGATATAAAGTGGTTCAAATGGGCTGTAAAGGATCAGGGATTGTGAACATGAATTAACAGTGAACCTCCTTTTGTTCCACTTCCAGCTAGATCATGCAGGTTCTGGAGAAAAGGAGCCATAGATACAGTTGAGGGTCTGAGGTATTCACCGCCACACATCTGACAAGCGTGATTGTATAAGACAATATAATCATTTAGTGATAACTAAGCCCtcattttgtttgaaaggtCTTATCATAACCCCTTTTTGCATTTTTCACAGGTTAATGTAACTGGATCCTCAAAATCCCGGTTCAAGTTGCAAGACTATCCAtcacattaaataattttaatgtaatgGTTAACTGTTTTGATACAGCCAGGTAAAAAGTCTAGAACGTGATAATAACCAGAGTTGTTCTTGTTTGATCTACAGGTGGATGTCAAAAAAGCTACCCAGAACAACCAGAGTAAGAGAGGCCGAGGTGGCTGGTATGGATACGGAGGTGGACGTGGAGGTGAGTCTCGTTTACCTTGAAATATATGTCTTAGAAGTTGTCACATAATACATGCTGGTAAGCCCACTTTACAGAATATCATTAAAACCAGATACTGAATCTGGCATTGCAGGATGGCAAGGATATAACCAGGGATACGGTTACGGGGGATATGGCTATGGAGGATACGGCCAAGGAGGATACGGATATGGATATGATTATTATGGAGGTGGACCCAACTATGGAAACTGGGGCGGATATGACCAGTACTACAACAACTATGGAGGATACGGTGGTGACGGTAGgacatatttcaatattactAAAGACTGTGTTGCACAGGTGTATTCAGATTGAATACATTTTTCTCTTGATTGTTGATCTTTCTATTATTActgttttgaatttgaaaactaACTTGTGTTGTTTTTAAAGTGTGAAATAAGAGCAAGAGAAAATTTGTATGAACGATGTAAGCAAAAATCTCTTGAATTAAAgttgatgtttgaaaaatatcattaatatgaTTGATTgtattttgtcaataaatatacatgtaaatctacaGTTCTATTGgttttgattgaaattttgTGACATTCCATATGATAATAAGATATTGTTGCATGCTTTAAGAACATCTGTCAAAAACACTACCCTCTATTTTTCACTGAAAACTAATAGTTAACTGAGtttgcatgtttattttttgttgtttttttaattgtagcCTCTTCCAGACTGTTGTAGCATTGTGTATGTGTGTtaaatcacaaataaaataaaagtaccGTAAttgcaccaaaaaaaaaaagggaaaaaagtaatttcaaagCCGGTGACTCCAAAAACCATCTTTTCGTCAGTAGGAAAGTGTGGTTAGGAAGAGGCTACAAAAGCATTACATTTATAGTATGAATGTGCAATAAGTTTGGTGTTTGTAATTTTCTAGGTTATGACTACTACGGATACGATCAGGGTGAGTAGGTTGTGCTACAATGGTTTGGAAGTTTCTGTATAACTTTATCATTGTTGAATGACTACTAACTTTTTCAGCATTATACTAACCTGTTCattgtttgatttcaaaatttcagagGGTTGTTCAGAGGGGATGTTCCTTTTGTTGCTTTTCACGGGGGATATTTGCAGGAAGAAGTCTTTGGACCAAAAAGCATGAAATTGTGTTGGTCTCCCATCCTTCTGTTAATCCAtgaattctgagaaaaaaaaatacttggaGGCCCTTCAAGTTAATCATAGAAGGAGTGCACTGAAGATGAAAAGCAAATATTATAACCAACCCTCTGAAAATTTTGGTGTGAAAATTTGTAGATAGAAATGTTTGACAAAACACCCATTCTAAATTcttattaaataaatgtgaaaaagaAATTGTCCATTTTCAAGTGAACTTAATTTTGGCATTTTGCACTCTTCTAGGTCAACAGCAGAGTAACTATGGTAAATCTCAGAAGGGCGGCCGAGGTGGTGGTGGTGGATACCATCCATACAACCGATAATCACAGGTGATAAATCAGGGGGAGACCAACAGAATTTGATAGCTTGGACCTACTTTTGTATTGCATGCCTTTTCCTATTCACTTTGTCTAATCTGTTTAGTTGTTGACAGGTACCCAATCTAACCTTTCTCTGACTTTCAGGGAATTTTGAATCCTTTGTAGGCTTCCAATCACTTTCTTTGCAGAAAATGGATGAATGATTAGGATCTCTATAGGAGCTTTTATATTAGATAATTTGcagatataatttattttaaaaaatttgctagaagttcaactttttattaagttgtaaattttgaatcttTATATATCAGATTTAAAAGCACtttcttaaagaaaaatttcaatgttatattaaataacaaaatatgcaAAACTCATGCAATTACAAAATTCTCCTTTCTTTCATTGCAGATTATGGCCATTGTCATTAAAGATTGGAAGTCTGTGTTGTTTTGTGCTCTTTGTGACAGGGAGTtcattcagagag
Coding sequences within it:
- the LOC128165551 gene encoding heterogeneous nuclear ribonucleoprotein D-like isoform X1 produces the protein MAEQQDYTYDQQANGEGGFEQFEQQQQNAEPMEGQEVDFSAGAGGGGEGKIMDDDDDRKIFVGNLSWETSQKDLKDYFTKFGEVENCVLKQDLETKRSRGFGFVVFKDPSTVDKVLDEKTHNLGGRNIDPKKANPRKKEEVIKKIFVGKVDPSLTEAEIKEYFETFGEVKKIDLPYDKTKEQRRAFCFVEFKEEDAVKKITDQAVHKIKDQEVDVKKATQNNQSKRGRGGWYGYGGGRGDTESGIAGWQGYNQGYGYGGYGYGGYGQGGYGYGYDYYGGGPNYGNWGGYDQYYNNYGGYGGDGYDYYGYDQGQQQSNYGKSQKGGRGGGGGYHPYNR